In Fusarium oxysporum Fo47 chromosome XI, complete sequence, the following are encoded in one genomic region:
- a CDS encoding S-adenosyl-L-methionine-dependent methyltransferase, whose product MEERRKLYKKYPSMRKLEELGDAYVEWNDGREAVLLRWLYDHPNFPNMRNNPHVICEAMDEFAAQRDFLINIGPDKAEKIATLITETKPSVFVELGGYVGYSALFLGNALKNAHNDNQDAKNKAVYWSLEADPVFAGIAMNLVDLAGLSDVVKVITGKAANSLTRLKEEGKLESVDMLFLDHVEELYVTDLQVVESLGLLKKGSHIVADNVLRPGAPEYKQYVKGHKSMETRAIIGLIIPGEFEDEIEVTEYKG is encoded by the exons ATGGAAGAACGCAGGAAGCTATATAAAAAGTATCCATCAATGCGAAAGCTGGAGGAGCTTGGAGACGCATACGTTGAA TGGAATGATGGTCGCGAAGCTGTTCTTCTACGCTGGCTTTACGACCACCCAAACTTCCCGAATATGCGCAACAATCCCCATGTAATCTGCGAGGCCATGGACGAATTTGCTGCTCAGCGAGACTTCCTGATCAACATTGGCCCAGACAAAGCAGAAAAGATCGCTACTCTTATTACTGAGACAAAGCCCAGCGTCTTTGTTGAGTTGGGTGGTTACGTTGGTTACTCAGCACTATTCTTGGGAAATGCGTTGAAAAACGCGCATAATGACAACCAAGACGCCAAGAATAAGGCCGTCTACTGGAGTCTCGAAGCCGATCCGGTTTTTGCAGGTATCGCAATGAATCTTGTCGATCTAGCAGGACTATCAGATGTCGTAAAAGTGATCACGGGAAAGGCTGCCAATTCGCTTACTCGactgaaggaagaaggaaaacTAGAAAGCGTGGATATGCTGTTTCTGGATCACGTCGAAGAACTGTATGTCACGGATCTCCAGGTTGTTGAATCGCTAGGATTGCTTAAGAAGGGAAGCCATATTGTGGCAGATAATGTCCTTCGCCCTGGTGCACCTGAGTACAAACAGTATGTCAAGGGGCATAAGTCCATGGAGACCCGAGCTATCATCGGTCTGATCATTCCTGGAGAGTTCGAG GACGAGATTGAAGTGACAGAATACAAGGGTTAG